From the genome of Globicephala melas chromosome 11, mGloMel1.2, whole genome shotgun sequence, one region includes:
- the LOC115858879 gene encoding LOW QUALITY PROTEIN: uncharacterized protein (The sequence of the model RefSeq protein was modified relative to this genomic sequence to represent the inferred CDS: inserted 2 bases in 2 codons; substituted 2 bases at 2 genomic stop codons): protein MEVTKKVGGPDPSGSQGHPSAGSQQLGGGPRGSQGPWISSGSVYLRQGLSLSTEAILDGSYGSASQAHTHEPSHQQLXGPSEVSSQCGCERASEDSLRLSSTSSFPGSIVGAQTHLVTENRTLALPVCRHGDRTSDVAQLGLCCSRLQVQMAGEGKAPAKVLVGWGKGPCSPKQIAPLGIRKSRWLPYFLSGEDGSAAAQGPLLAPAQAQGQGQCPCSAQAPPTPTPTQANTPALDTISMSAAVESYTCNLDHLMDTNAITKGLSQDLLPRKCGNQWSIQLESPKGVTSCQDKVNFHSQDEPATPARTPKESPDQAQELEVAQRPVLPRQPENQVEKPMVCTSRPGSPKPGSGPPETPKSKRGNQEICSSQPGQQPLNACSNTCSNVPPSAYQVTCRNSPTVQPPKEAMQIPPSSAPTCQLRDAVEDRVLVFDMATGNTRTGLLCHDPMGSRAVLVGLMPSHPSICASENTLSTRPLTMPIFSPDSDGSSFWSTTPMVSSPVPSSLSSGSYREVALVPKEARLNLESRGSPGTETPIRMGMLTGHVPLGMPLQFGERILSHAYDPGWSKPDAEKTETSHTIWMQDASRMQDTSMVQAKKLQWMNSELTPEPVPPAKNQQVPRPLLQEDVGNHNQKEVVIAHPDSPQVKGAGHAPLCGQPPLAEQHPLSRQPPSAGQPPSAEQRPLPRQTHLSGXPPLAEQAPSTKQPPLPGRAPLTGAPIARQLSLTRQPPFSQEPPISNKPTLSRGPPTTRDPGQASTLCQEGEPLGPPTHVGVLRVTPAPEETCVYVSRENVGVSAGQSFSSHRLSSWQAGSYPREREEQPSLLTFTTPGPGCKVLPTAXRFKLTAEDITHSPVVAQLGLLRGACYELVPTMDVLPVRSPVLCRHSRDPYQDMASVVIDTGTGFTKCGLAGEDHVLSVLRSRIQLLQHPVHGQPRYAVPENREGSYSVLNRGVVSDWDALEVLWQHLFYCRLGVQPEELAVLVADSPTSPCTNREKVAEILFEHFHVPAMQTVHQALLALYAYGRTTGLVLGSGHGTSSVAPIITGDLAPLDTYRLDVAGADLTEYLAQLLPAGGQSLFKAWLVNQIEEACCYVPMDMTAEMARAQALARVDFLLADKQVITLGSECFCCPEALFQPNILGLNQPGLPQLALLSISRLEAKQQEQLLASVVLDGGGTLLSGFPECLRQELGPGATVLGSLHCAAAAWLGGSIMASRDSFQSLXLSHREYEEKGPWAIYKYHL from the exons ATGGAAGTCACCAAGAAAGTGGGGGGCCCTGATCCATCGGGCTCCCAGGGCCACCCCTCAGCTGGCAGCCAGCAGCTGGGCGGTGGCCCTAGAGGGTCCCAGGGACCATGGATAAGCTCAGGATCTGTATACTTGAGGCAGGGGTTGTCACTGTCCACCGAGGCCATCCTTGATGGGTCCTATGGCTCAGCCTCCCAGGCCCATACACACGAGCCCAGTCACCAGCAAC TGGGACCCTCTGAGGTTAGCTCCCAATGTGGCTGTGAGCGGGCCTCTGAGGATTCCCTGAGACTCTCCTCCACTAGCTCGTTTCCAGGCTCTATCGTGGGAGCCCAAACACATCTCGTCACAGAGAACAGGACCCTGGCCCTACCAGTGTGCAGGCACGGTGACCGCACCAGTGATGTGGCCCAGCTCGGACTCTGCTGTTCCCGGCTTCAGGTGCAGATGGCGGGGGAGGGCAAGGCTCCAGCTAAAGTCCTAGTAGGCTGGGGCAAAGGCCCCTGCAGCCCCAAACAGATAGCCCCATTGGGCATTAGGAAGAGCCGGTGGCTACCGTATTTTCTTTCAGGGGAGGATGGCTCAGCTGCAGCCCAAGGTCCTCTTCTGGCTCCGGCCCAAGCTCAGGGCCAGGGCCAGTGCCCATGTTCGGCTCAGGCTCCTCCAACTCCAACTCCAACTCAGGCAAATACTCCAGCTCTGGATACAATCTCAATGTCAGCAGCAGTTGAATCTTACACCTGCAACCTTGACCACCTGATGGATACCAATGCCATCACCAAGGGCCTGTCCCAAGACCTCTTGCCCAGGAAATGTGGCAACCAATGGTCTATCCAGTTGGAGTCTCCCAAAGGGGTCACATCCTGCCAGGACAAAGTGAATTTCCATTCTCAGGATGAGCCTGCCACCCCAGCACGCACTCCAAAAGAGTCCCCAGACCAGGCCCAGGAGCTCGAGGTTGCCCAAAGGCCGGTGTTACCAAGGCAGCCTGAGAACCAAGTGGAGAAACCCATGGTCTGTACCTCCAGGCCAGGCAGCCCCAAACCGGGCTCAGGGCCTCCAGAAACCCCCAAGTCCAAGCGGGGTAACCAGGAGATCTGCAGCTCTCAGCCAGGTCAGCAGCCCCTCAATGCTTGCAGCAACACCTGCTCCAATGTGCCGCCATCTGCCTACCAAGTAACCTGCCGCAACTCCCCCACAGTACAGCCTCCCAAGGAAGCCATGCAGATACCCCCCTCCAGTGCCCCTACCTGCCAGCTCCGGGATGCTGTGGAAGACCGTGTGCTGGTGTTTGATATGGCCACGGGCAACACCAGAACGGGGCTGCTGTGCCATGACCCCATGGGCTCAAGGGCAGTGCTGGTGGGCCTCATGCCCAGCCACCCATCCATCTGTGCCTCTGAAAATACGTTGTCCACCCGGCCATTGACCATGCCCATCTTCTCCCCTGACAGTGATGGCTCTAGCTTCTGGTCCACCACACCCATGGTGTCCAGCCCTGTGCCCTCCAGCCTTTCATCTGGAAGCTACCGAGAGGTGGCCCTGGTTCCCAAAGAGGCCAGGCTCAACCTGGAGTCACGAGGCTCCCCTGGTACTGAGACACCCATCAGGATGGGGATGCTCACTGGGCATGTTCCACTGGGTATGCCCCTCCAATTTGGAGAGAGGATACTGAGCCATGCCTATGATCCTGGCTGGTCCAAACCTGACGCTGAAAAAACCGAAACTAGTCACACCATCTGGATGCAGGATGCCTCCAGGATGCAGGACACCTCTATGGTCCAGGCCAAGAAACTGCAGTGGATGAACTCAGAGCTGACCCCAGAGCCTGTACCACCAGCCAAAAACCAGCAGGTGCCCAGACCCCTGCTCCAGGAGGATGTAGGCAACCACAATCAGAAAGAGGTCGTTATTGCTCACCCTGACAGCCCTCAGGTCAAAGGTGCTGGGCACGCCCCACTCTGTGGTCAGCCCCCACTAGCTGAGCAGCATCCCCTTTCCCGGCAGCCCCCTTCGGCCGGTCAGCCTCCCTCTGCAGAGCAGCGTCCCCTTCCCAGGCAGACCCACCTTTCTGGATAGCCACCCCTAGCTGAGCAGGCCCCCTCCACCAAGCAGCCCCCACTTCCTGGTCGGGCCCCTCTCACTGGAGCCCCTATTGCCAGGCAGCTTTCTCTCACTAGGCAGCCTCCCTTTTCCCAAGAACCCCCCATCTCCAATAAGCCCACTCTCTCAAGAGGTCCCCCCACCACTAGGGACCCTGGTCAGGCCTCCACCCTGTGCCAGGAAGGTGAGCCATTGGGCCCGCCTACCCATGTGGGGGTACTTCGGGTGACCCCGGCCCCTGAGGAGACCTGTGTCTATGTAAGCAGAGAAAATGTTGGTGTCAGTGCTGGTCAAAGCTTCAGCTCACATCGGCTCTCATCCTGGCAAGCTGGCAGCTACCCCAGGGAGCGGGAGGAGCAGCCTTCCCTGCTCACATTCACCACACCTGGTCCTGGCTGCAAGGTCTTGCCCACAG CCCGGTTCAAGCTGACAGCTGAGGACATTACACACTCGCCAGTGGTCGCGCAGCTTGGCCTTCTCCGAGGAGCCTGCTATGAGCTGGTGCCCACCATGGATGTTCTGCCAGTACGGTCCCCAGTGCTCTGCCGCCATTCACGGGACCCCTACCAGGACATGGCATCTGTGGTGATCGACACAGGCACAGGCTTCACCAAATGTGGACTGGCTGGAGAGGACCACGTCCTCAGTGTGCTGCGCTCACGCATCCAGCTGCTCCAGCATCCAGTCCACGGCCAGCCCAGGTACGCAGTGCCTGAGAACCGAGAGGGTTCCTACTCGGTGCTGAATCGAGGAGTGGTCTCTGACTGGGATGCACTGGAGGTGCTGTGGCAGCACCTGTTCTATTGCAGGCTGGGTGTGCAGCCCGAGGAGCTGGCTGTGCTTGTGGCGGACTCACCCACATCACCATGCACGAACCGAGAAAAGGTGGCTGAAATACTCTTTGAGCATTTCCATGTGCCAGCCATGCAGACAGTGCATCAGGCCCTGCTGGCACTCTATGCTTATGGGCGGACCACTGGGCTGGTGCTGGGCAGTGGCCATGGCACCTCCTCTGTGGCACCCATCATCACCGGGGATCTGGCCCCACTTGACACCTACCGGCTGGATGTGGCGGGTGCTGACCTCACTGAATACCTGGCTCAGCTGTTGCCGGCAGGTGGCCAGTCACTGTTCAAGGCATGGCTGGTCAACCAGATTGAAGAGGCCTGCTGCTATGTGCCCATGGACATGACAGCTGAGATGGCCCGTGCCCAGGCCCTGGCCCGGGTGGACTTTTTGCTTGCAGACAAGCAGGTTATCACACTGGGCTCTGAGTGCTTCTGCTGCCCCGAGGCCCTCTTCCAGCCCAATATTCTAGGCCTCAATCAGCCAGGCCTTCCACAACTAGCCCTCCTGAGTATCAGCCGGCTGGAGGCCAAGCAGCAGGAGCAGCTGCTGGCCAGTGTGGTGCTGGACGGTGGCGGCACCCTGTTGAGTGGCTTTCCTGAGTGCCTGAGACAGGAGCTGGGCCCCGGTGCCACTGTGCTGGGCTCTCTGCACTGTGCTGCTGCTGCTTGGCTTGGAGGCTCCATCATGGCGTCCCGGGACTCCTTCCAGAGCCTGTAGCTCAGCCACCGTGAGTACGAGGAGAAGGGCCCATGGGCCATCTATAAGTACCATCTGTGA
- the CAMKV gene encoding caM kinase-like vesicle-associated protein isoform X1 yields the protein MPFGCVTLGDKKNYNQPSEVTDRYDLGQVIKTEEFCEIFRAKDKTTGKLHTCKKFQKRDGRKVRKAAKNEIGILKMVKHPNILQLVDVFVTRKEYFIFLELATGREVFDWILDQGYYSERDTSNVVRQVLEAVAYLHSLKIVHRNLKLENLVYYNRLKNSKIVISDFHLAKLENGLIKEPCGTPEYLAPEVVGRQRYGRPVDCWAIGVIMYILLSGNPPFYEEVEEDDYENHDKNLFRKILAGDYEFDSPYWDDISQAAKDLVTRLMEVEQDQRITAEEAISHEWISGNAASDKNIKDGVCAQIEKNFARAKWKKAVRVTTLMKRLRAPEQSSTAAAQSAPATDTATSGAAGGATAASGAAPALGGSATPATVGGVTKSDNVAPADRSATPATDGSATPATDGSITPATDGSITPATDGSVTPATDRSVTPATDGRATPAVEESTMPTTQSSATLATKAAATPEPALAQPDSTAPGGATGQAPPSSKGEEAAGSAQESRREETS from the exons ATGCCGTTTGGGTGTGTGACTCTGGGAGACAAGAAGAACTATAACCAGCCATCGGAGGTGACTGACAGATATGATTTGGGACAGGTCATCAAGAC TGAGGAGTTCTGTGAGATCTTTCGGGCCAAGGACAAGACAACAGGCAAGCTGCACACCTGCAAGAAATTCCAGAAGCGGGATGGCCGCAAGGTGCGGAAGGCAGCCAAGAACGAGATAGGCATCCTCAAGAT GGTGAAGCATCCCAACATCCTACAACTGGTGGATGTGTTTGTGACCCGCAAGGAGTACTTTATCTTCCtggagct GGCCACGGGGAGGGAGGTGTTTGACtggatcctggaccagggctactACTCGGAGCGAGACACGAGCAACGTGGTGCGGCAGGTCCTGGAGGCGGTGGCCTACCTGCACTCACTCAAGATCGTGCACAGGAACCTCAAG CTGGAGAACCTGGTTTACTACAACCGGTTGAAGAACTCAAAGATTGTCATCAGCGACTTTCACCTGGCTAAGCTAGAGAATGGCCTCATCAAGGAGCCCTGTGGGACCCCCGAGTACCTGG CCCCAGAGGTGGTAGGCCGGCAGCGGTATGGACGCCCTGTGGACTGCTGGGCCATTGGAGTCATCATGTACATCCT GCTTTCAGGGAATCCACCTTTCTATGAGGAGGTGGAGGAAGATGACTATGAGAACCACGACAAGAACCTCTTCCGCAAGATCCTGGCTGGCGACTATGAGTTTGACTCTCCATACTGGGATGACATTTCGCAGGCGG CCAAAGACCTGGTCACAAGGCTGATGGAGGTGGAGCAAGACCAGCGGATCACTGCGGAAGAGGCCATTTCCCATGAGTG GATTTCTGGCAATGCTGCTTCTGATAAGAACATCAAGGATGGTGTCTGTGCCCAGATTGAAAAGAACTTTGCCAGGGCTAAGTGGAAG AAGGCTGTCCGAGTGACCACCCTCATGAAACGGCTCAGGGCACCGGAGCAGTCCAGCACGGCTGCAGCCCAGTCTGCCCCAGCCACAGACACTGCCACCTCTGGGGCTGCAGGCGGGGCCACAGCTGCAAGTGGAGCTGCCCCAGCCCTTGGGGGCAGTGCCACCCCAGCCACAGTGGGTGGTGTTACGAAGAGTGATAATGTAGCCCCTGCAGACCGTAGTGCCACCCCAGCCACAGATGGCAGTGCCACTCCAGCCACTGATGGGAGCATCACCCCAGCCACTGATGGGAGCATCACCCCAGCCACTGATGGGAGTGTCACCCCAGCCACTGACAGAAGTGTTACTCCAGCCACTGATGGGAGAGCCACACCAGCCGTGGAAGAGAGCACCATGCCCACTACCCAAAGCAGTGCCACACTGGCCACCAAGGCTGCTGCCACCCCTGAGCCGGCTTTGGCCCAGCCGGACAGCACAGCCCCAGGGGGCGCAACAGGCCAGGCTCCACCCTCTAGTAAAGGGGAAGAGGCTGCTGGCTCTGCCCAGGAGTCTCGGAGGGAGGAGACCAGCTGA
- the CAMKV gene encoding caM kinase-like vesicle-associated protein isoform X2: MVKHPNILQLVDVFVTRKEYFIFLELATGREVFDWILDQGYYSERDTSNVVRQVLEAVAYLHSLKIVHRNLKLENLVYYNRLKNSKIVISDFHLAKLENGLIKEPCGTPEYLAPEVVGRQRYGRPVDCWAIGVIMYILLSGNPPFYEEVEEDDYENHDKNLFRKILAGDYEFDSPYWDDISQAAKDLVTRLMEVEQDQRITAEEAISHEWISGNAASDKNIKDGVCAQIEKNFARAKWKKAVRVTTLMKRLRAPEQSSTAAAQSAPATDTATSGAAGGATAASGAAPALGGSATPATVGGVTKSDNVAPADRSATPATDGSATPATDGSITPATDGSITPATDGSVTPATDRSVTPATDGRATPAVEESTMPTTQSSATLATKAAATPEPALAQPDSTAPGGATGQAPPSSKGEEAAGSAQESRREETS; encoded by the exons AT GGTGAAGCATCCCAACATCCTACAACTGGTGGATGTGTTTGTGACCCGCAAGGAGTACTTTATCTTCCtggagct GGCCACGGGGAGGGAGGTGTTTGACtggatcctggaccagggctactACTCGGAGCGAGACACGAGCAACGTGGTGCGGCAGGTCCTGGAGGCGGTGGCCTACCTGCACTCACTCAAGATCGTGCACAGGAACCTCAAG CTGGAGAACCTGGTTTACTACAACCGGTTGAAGAACTCAAAGATTGTCATCAGCGACTTTCACCTGGCTAAGCTAGAGAATGGCCTCATCAAGGAGCCCTGTGGGACCCCCGAGTACCTGG CCCCAGAGGTGGTAGGCCGGCAGCGGTATGGACGCCCTGTGGACTGCTGGGCCATTGGAGTCATCATGTACATCCT GCTTTCAGGGAATCCACCTTTCTATGAGGAGGTGGAGGAAGATGACTATGAGAACCACGACAAGAACCTCTTCCGCAAGATCCTGGCTGGCGACTATGAGTTTGACTCTCCATACTGGGATGACATTTCGCAGGCGG CCAAAGACCTGGTCACAAGGCTGATGGAGGTGGAGCAAGACCAGCGGATCACTGCGGAAGAGGCCATTTCCCATGAGTG GATTTCTGGCAATGCTGCTTCTGATAAGAACATCAAGGATGGTGTCTGTGCCCAGATTGAAAAGAACTTTGCCAGGGCTAAGTGGAAG AAGGCTGTCCGAGTGACCACCCTCATGAAACGGCTCAGGGCACCGGAGCAGTCCAGCACGGCTGCAGCCCAGTCTGCCCCAGCCACAGACACTGCCACCTCTGGGGCTGCAGGCGGGGCCACAGCTGCAAGTGGAGCTGCCCCAGCCCTTGGGGGCAGTGCCACCCCAGCCACAGTGGGTGGTGTTACGAAGAGTGATAATGTAGCCCCTGCAGACCGTAGTGCCACCCCAGCCACAGATGGCAGTGCCACTCCAGCCACTGATGGGAGCATCACCCCAGCCACTGATGGGAGCATCACCCCAGCCACTGATGGGAGTGTCACCCCAGCCACTGACAGAAGTGTTACTCCAGCCACTGATGGGAGAGCCACACCAGCCGTGGAAGAGAGCACCATGCCCACTACCCAAAGCAGTGCCACACTGGCCACCAAGGCTGCTGCCACCCCTGAGCCGGCTTTGGCCCAGCCGGACAGCACAGCCCCAGGGGGCGCAACAGGCCAGGCTCCACCCTCTAGTAAAGGGGAAGAGGCTGCTGGCTCTGCCCAGGAGTCTCGGAGGGAGGAGACCAGCTGA